The proteins below come from a single Candidatus Izemoplasmatales bacterium genomic window:
- the mutS gene encoding DNA mismatch repair protein MutS yields METNKNGFTPMMQQYLDIKKDYMDFIVFFRLGDFYEMFFGDAAIAAKELEIVLTGRDAGQEERVPMCGVPFHAVDVYIERLVEKGFKVCVVEQLEDPALAKGLVKRDVIKLVTPGTIVGPASLDEKSNNYIASVTESKAGFTIAYADLSTGQNCLVTTPRDADLMGNELVNLQVREIVVGSKFSQRLLRRQFSEHPLTVTVSDDVDLPALYRGLAGEIYDKESLETFGRLVNYMVRTQKTELLHLQKLQRFEATSYLRIDANSKRNLELVETARYMNRRGSLFWLLDRCRTALGSRFLKQTILRPLVDRRRIENRFSLIEALNDDFVVRDELGGSLAEVYDLERIVGRLSFGTANAKDLVNLARSLRAMPSIRTAMERLDNAYAREIVAGTETLQELADAIETAIVENPPLSVREGGIIRPGYSADLDRLRGDAVGGRDWLSEFEKNERERTGIRKLRVGYNRVFGYYIEITKGQLDLVRDEFGYERKQTLANSERYVTPELREKEALIVGSEEDAVRLEYDLFVALRDAAKAKTEGLQALARAVAEIDMVLSFAAVSAENGYVRPVIVEGRGVEILGGRHPVVEKTLVDERFVKNDVVMGEKTSILLITGPNMSGKSTYMRQFAVMVVMMQMGCFLPCDSARLPLFDQIFTRIGAADDLTGGKSTFMVEMLEVNFALQNATERSLVLFDEIGRGTATYDGMALAQAIIEYAHHRLKAKILFATHYHELTYLEDDLKALHNVHVLAREEKGGIVFLHKVEDGPTDRSYGIHVARLAKLPAAVVARADAILLELEKNHGTNVIKPQDTTLFNFEAAAEADASIPAEYDPIVEQLKALDVNELTPLKAMNILADVVAELNRKR; encoded by the coding sequence ATGGAAACGAACAAGAACGGCTTCACCCCCATGATGCAACAATATCTCGATATCAAAAAAGACTATATGGACTTTATAGTCTTTTTTCGACTTGGGGACTTCTACGAGATGTTCTTCGGCGATGCCGCGATTGCGGCGAAGGAACTCGAAATCGTCCTGACGGGACGCGACGCCGGCCAGGAGGAGCGGGTGCCGATGTGCGGCGTTCCCTTCCACGCCGTCGACGTCTACATCGAGCGTCTCGTCGAGAAGGGCTTCAAGGTCTGCGTCGTCGAACAGCTCGAGGATCCCGCGCTCGCCAAGGGTCTCGTCAAGCGCGACGTGATCAAGCTCGTGACCCCCGGAACGATCGTCGGTCCCGCTTCGCTCGACGAGAAGTCGAACAACTACATCGCCTCCGTGACCGAGTCGAAGGCCGGGTTCACGATCGCCTACGCCGACCTTTCGACGGGCCAGAACTGCCTCGTGACGACGCCGCGCGACGCCGACCTGATGGGGAACGAGCTCGTGAACCTGCAGGTGCGCGAGATCGTCGTCGGCTCGAAGTTCAGCCAACGCCTCCTGCGCCGCCAGTTCTCCGAACATCCGCTCACGGTGACGGTCTCCGACGACGTCGACCTCCCTGCGCTCTACCGCGGACTGGCCGGCGAAATCTACGACAAGGAATCGCTCGAGACCTTCGGGCGCCTCGTCAACTACATGGTCCGCACCCAGAAGACGGAACTGCTCCACCTGCAGAAGCTGCAGCGCTTCGAGGCGACCTCCTACCTCCGCATCGACGCCAACTCCAAGCGCAACCTCGAACTCGTCGAGACGGCGCGCTACATGAACCGCCGCGGGTCGCTCTTCTGGCTCCTCGACCGCTGCCGCACCGCGCTCGGGTCGCGCTTCCTCAAGCAGACGATCCTGCGACCGCTCGTCGACCGCAGGCGGATCGAGAACCGCTTCTCGCTCATCGAGGCGCTCAACGACGATTTCGTCGTGCGCGACGAGCTCGGCGGCAGCCTCGCGGAAGTCTACGACCTCGAGCGCATCGTCGGCCGCCTCTCGTTCGGAACCGCCAACGCCAAGGACCTCGTCAACCTCGCCCGCTCGCTTCGGGCGATGCCGTCGATCAGGACGGCGATGGAACGCCTCGACAACGCCTACGCCCGCGAGATCGTGGCCGGCACGGAGACGCTCCAGGAGCTCGCCGACGCGATCGAGACCGCAATCGTCGAAAACCCGCCGCTCTCGGTCCGCGAGGGCGGCATCATCCGTCCCGGCTACTCCGCCGACCTCGACCGTCTCCGCGGCGACGCCGTCGGCGGCCGCGACTGGCTGTCCGAGTTCGAGAAGAACGAGCGCGAGCGCACCGGCATCAGGAAGCTGCGCGTCGGCTACAACCGCGTCTTCGGCTACTACATCGAGATCACCAAGGGCCAGCTCGACCTCGTCAGGGACGAGTTCGGCTACGAGCGCAAGCAGACGCTCGCCAACTCCGAGCGTTACGTGACGCCCGAACTGCGCGAGAAGGAAGCGCTCATCGTCGGCTCCGAGGAGGACGCCGTCAGGCTCGAGTACGACCTCTTCGTCGCCCTCCGCGACGCCGCCAAGGCAAAGACCGAGGGACTTCAGGCGCTGGCACGCGCCGTCGCCGAGATCGACATGGTGCTTTCGTTCGCTGCCGTCTCCGCGGAAAACGGCTACGTCCGGCCCGTCATCGTCGAGGGCCGCGGCGTCGAGATCCTCGGCGGACGCCATCCCGTGGTCGAAAAGACGCTCGTCGACGAGCGCTTCGTCAAGAACGACGTCGTCATGGGCGAGAAGACCTCGATCCTGCTCATCACCGGACCGAACATGTCGGGCAAGTCGACGTACATGCGGCAGTTCGCGGTGATGGTCGTGATGATGCAGATGGGATGCTTCCTGCCGTGCGATTCGGCGCGGCTGCCGCTGTTCGACCAGATCTTCACCCGCATCGGCGCCGCCGACGACCTGACCGGCGGGAAATCGACCTTCATGGTCGAGATGCTCGAGGTCAACTTCGCCCTCCAGAACGCCACCGAACGCTCCCTCGTCCTCTTCGACGAGATCGGGCGCGGCACCGCCACCTATGACGGCATGGCGCTCGCGCAGGCGATCATCGAATACGCCCATCACCGTCTCAAGGCCAAGATCCTCTTCGCCACCCACTACCATGAACTCACCTACCTCGAGGACGATCTGAAGGCGCTCCACAACGTCCACGTCCTCGCCCGCGAGGAGAAGGGCGGCATCGTCTTCCTCCACAAGGTCGAAGACGGACCCACCGACCGGTCTTACGGGATCCACGTCGCCCGGCTGGCGAAACTGCCGGCGGCGGTCGTCGCCCGCGCCGACGCGATCCTGCTCGAACTCGAGAAGAACCACGGCACGAACGTGATCAAGCCGCAGGACACGACCCTCTTCAACTTCGAGGCCGCCGCGGAGGCGGACGCGTCGATTCCCGCCGAGTACGACCCGATCGTCGAGCAGCTCAAGGCGCTCGACGTGAACGAACTGACGCCGCTCAAGGCGATGAACATCCTCGCCGACGTCGTCGCCGAGCTCAACCGCAAAAGATAA
- the cmk gene encoding (d)CMP kinase → MKRHALAIDGPAGAGKSTVAKLLAERLGYVYIDTGAMYRAATYKALRLHVELSDPDAFGFLADTTMEFCDGILFLDGENVGQSIRSAAVTASVSVVASHIPVRNQLVALQQRIALAADVVMDGRDIGTVVLPDADLKIFMTATVEERARRRHEENLANGRESDVLKIQKDIERRDRIDSSRAYNPLRQAEDAVFLDTSNLDINAVADRIYDMFTRITSGDKKGENHNG, encoded by the coding sequence ATGAAACGACACGCGCTCGCGATCGACGGCCCGGCCGGTGCCGGCAAGTCGACGGTCGCCAAACTGCTCGCTGAACGCCTCGGTTACGTCTACATCGACACCGGTGCGATGTATCGCGCCGCAACGTACAAGGCCCTCCGGCTGCACGTCGAACTGTCGGATCCGGACGCCTTCGGCTTCCTCGCCGACACGACGATGGAATTCTGCGACGGGATCCTGTTCCTCGACGGCGAGAACGTCGGTCAGAGCATCCGCTCCGCCGCCGTCACCGCAAGCGTCTCGGTCGTGGCCAGCCACATCCCGGTGCGCAACCAGCTCGTCGCCCTCCAGCAGCGGATCGCCCTCGCGGCGGACGTCGTGATGGACGGACGCGACATCGGCACCGTGGTCCTGCCTGACGCCGACCTCAAGATCTTCATGACCGCGACGGTCGAAGAACGCGCCCGCCGCCGTCACGAGGAGAATCTGGCCAACGGCCGCGAATCGGACGTCCTGAAGATCCAGAAGGACATCGAGCGCCGCGACCGGATCGATTCCTCCAGGGCCTACAACCCGCTTCGGCAGGCGGAGGACGCGGTCTTCCTCGACACGTCGAACCTCGACATCAACGCCGTCGCCGACCGCATCTACGACATGTTCACGAGAATCACTTCGGGAGATAAAAAAGGAGAGAACCACAATGGATGA
- the efp gene encoding elongation factor P, whose product MINTNELRNGMTILFEGNIYMVLEFQHLKTAKSGAMMQTKLRNLRTGGVISKTFNGGVNLDTANVTKTQMQYLYASGDMHVFMNNDTYEQIEIHADRIQNELLYLTEGVNITVMMFEEEVLGIEMPDKVVLEVVECAGAARGNTASNAQKEALTNTGLKLNVPLFIDQGEKIVVSTLTGKYDSRAK is encoded by the coding sequence ATGATCAACACGAACGAACTCCGCAACGGGATGACCATCCTGTTCGAGGGAAACATCTACATGGTCCTGGAATTCCAGCATCTGAAGACGGCCAAGTCCGGCGCGATGATGCAGACGAAGCTGCGCAACCTGCGCACCGGCGGCGTCATCTCCAAGACCTTCAACGGCGGCGTCAACCTCGACACCGCGAACGTCACGAAGACGCAGATGCAGTATCTGTACGCCTCGGGCGACATGCACGTCTTCATGAACAACGACACCTACGAGCAGATCGAGATCCACGCCGATCGGATCCAGAACGAGCTGCTCTACCTCACCGAGGGCGTCAACATCACGGTGATGATGTTCGAGGAAGAGGTCCTCGGCATCGAGATGCCGGACAAGGTCGTCCTCGAAGTCGTCGAATGCGCCGGTGCCGCCCGCGGCAACACCGCATCCAACGCGCAGAAGGAAGCCCTGACGAACACGGGACTCAAGCTGAACGTCCCGCTCTTCATCGACCAGGGCGAGAAGATCGTCGTCTCGACCCTCACGGGCAAGTACGACAGCCGCGCCAAATAA
- the mutL gene encoding DNA mismatch repair endonuclease MutL: MGQIVRLDPHLSNMIAAGEVVERVGNVVKELVENALDAGSRRIGVSLREAGLAQIRVEDDGCGMDAADAALAFERHATSKIRTERDLFRIATLGFRGEALPSIAAVAAVELVTSMGDAAGRKVAWKEGRLVADEVSAAAKGTVVTVSRLFFNTPARLKFVKSPEAELAFIVELVDKYAITRPDVAFSLENDGRTLLRTRGNGDAVETLAAVYGVGVAKAMRPYAGRGRDYRVSGLLAEPLVHRASRAYVTISVNGRVVRSQRAVQAIIDGYGQSLPHGRYPIATLDIAADPSLLDVNVHPTKLEVKFSEEAELWRLVEASVAAALRDVRVILPATRPEETPKEVFQPSFALGDSEPETPAVAEPAVIYEAPVDASFPVFDYIGQFAGTYLLFQNAEGLHLVDQHAAAERIRYERYARSMGAPLAAVYEVLIPIDLGLSNADGIAATAVSAELAALGVTVDVGSDSSTAVTRVPAWFPRGMEAEYVETILATIHSERTLSTAAVRDELAKSLACKRSIKANRYINEGEVRTLLSELAKCEHPYTCPHGRPIIVRIGVREIEKWFKRIP, from the coding sequence ATGGGCCAGATCGTCCGTCTCGATCCGCATCTGTCCAACATGATCGCCGCCGGCGAGGTCGTCGAACGCGTCGGCAACGTCGTCAAGGAACTCGTCGAGAACGCCCTGGATGCCGGATCCCGGCGCATCGGCGTCTCGCTCCGCGAAGCCGGCCTCGCGCAGATCCGCGTCGAGGACGACGGGTGCGGCATGGATGCCGCGGACGCCGCCCTCGCCTTCGAACGTCACGCCACCTCCAAGATCAGGACCGAGCGCGACCTCTTCCGGATCGCCACCCTCGGGTTCCGCGGCGAGGCCCTGCCTTCGATCGCCGCCGTCGCCGCGGTGGAACTCGTCACTTCGATGGGCGACGCCGCCGGCCGGAAGGTCGCCTGGAAGGAAGGACGGCTCGTCGCGGATGAGGTCTCGGCCGCCGCGAAAGGCACCGTCGTGACCGTCTCGCGTCTGTTCTTCAACACCCCCGCCCGCCTCAAATTCGTGAAGTCGCCCGAGGCTGAACTCGCCTTCATCGTCGAGCTCGTCGACAAGTACGCGATCACCCGCCCGGACGTGGCGTTTTCGCTCGAGAACGACGGCCGGACGCTTCTGCGTACCCGTGGAAACGGCGACGCCGTCGAAACCCTCGCCGCCGTCTACGGCGTCGGCGTCGCGAAGGCGATGCGCCCCTACGCCGGTCGCGGCCGCGACTATCGCGTGAGCGGACTTCTCGCCGAACCGCTCGTCCACCGCGCCTCCCGCGCCTACGTCACGATCTCGGTCAACGGGCGCGTGGTGCGCAGCCAGCGCGCCGTCCAGGCGATCATCGACGGTTACGGCCAGTCGCTCCCGCACGGACGGTATCCGATCGCCACGCTCGACATCGCCGCCGATCCCTCGCTTCTCGACGTCAACGTCCACCCCACCAAACTCGAGGTCAAGTTCTCGGAGGAGGCGGAACTCTGGCGGCTCGTCGAGGCGAGCGTCGCGGCGGCGCTCCGCGACGTCCGCGTCATTCTCCCGGCGACGCGTCCCGAGGAGACCCCGAAGGAGGTCTTCCAGCCGTCCTTCGCCCTCGGCGATTCCGAACCGGAGACGCCCGCGGTCGCAGAACCCGCCGTCATCTATGAAGCGCCCGTCGACGCCTCATTCCCCGTCTTCGACTACATCGGTCAGTTCGCGGGCACCTACCTGCTCTTCCAGAACGCCGAGGGACTCCACCTCGTCGACCAGCACGCCGCCGCCGAGCGGATCCGCTATGAACGCTACGCCCGGAGCATGGGGGCGCCGCTTGCGGCCGTCTACGAGGTCCTGATCCCGATCGACCTCGGTCTCTCGAACGCCGACGGGATCGCCGCGACGGCGGTATCCGCCGAACTCGCCGCGCTCGGCGTGACGGTCGACGTCGGTTCAGACTCATCGACCGCCGTGACCCGCGTCCCGGCCTGGTTCCCCCGCGGCATGGAAGCCGAATACGTCGAGACGATCCTCGCGACGATCCATTCGGAGCGGACGCTTTCGACGGCGGCGGTCCGCGACGAACTCGCGAAGTCGCTCGCCTGCAAGCGTTCGATCAAGGCGAACCGGTACATCAACGAAGGCGAAGTCCGGACGCTGCTCTCGGAACTCGCGAAGTGCGAACATCCCTACACCTGCCCCCACGGGCGTCCGATCATCGTCAGGATCGGCGTCCGGGAGATCGAGAAATGGTTCAAGCGGATTCCCTGA
- a CDS encoding S1 RNA-binding domain-containing protein has translation MDDNKQMTMDIKELHVGDVVVGKILKVEPNTVLVDVGFAFEGTIYRDHLTTKPIKDCGEIVKVGDEIEVKVTKISFGDDSNILLLSRLDVEKKVASQEKIAQREAHKAELVVDADVEVKVREAVKGGLLCNYFGIEIFVPDSLVEIKNVGPEGLAEIKQGLVGTNEIVKIIEIRNERGRDKFIGSRKQVQYGLLKAKEKEEIAKLQVGDVVTGTVERIVDFGAFIKIGAFTEGLCHISELSHYRTAKTEDAVKVGDVVQAKVIKLAGRKISLSLKALTDDPWTSFVKNHHVGEKVEGTIFKKMQFGMLVEIEKEMRGFLSRFDYSWNPSKNLAGEVKEGDKIELQITNIDLEKRQFSLSRKHLEYNPWSDVKVRQGDLVSGTVKAIQEKGALVEVQGIEAFLPISELAEERVERVENVVKVGDVLNLEVLQFFPKEWKFTVSLKKAVYKSDRKEFEAHLNENVSGNQSLADLFAKFKK, from the coding sequence ATGGATGACAACAAGCAAATGACCATGGACATCAAGGAACTGCACGTCGGCGACGTCGTCGTCGGAAAGATTCTGAAAGTGGAGCCCAATACCGTCCTCGTCGACGTCGGTTTCGCGTTCGAAGGGACCATCTATAGAGATCACCTGACCACCAAGCCGATCAAGGACTGCGGTGAGATCGTCAAGGTCGGCGACGAGATCGAGGTCAAGGTCACGAAGATCAGCTTCGGCGACGACTCCAACATCCTCCTCCTGTCCCGTCTGGACGTCGAGAAGAAGGTCGCCTCGCAGGAGAAGATCGCGCAGCGCGAAGCCCACAAGGCGGAACTCGTCGTCGACGCCGACGTCGAGGTCAAGGTCCGCGAAGCCGTCAAGGGCGGCCTCCTCTGCAACTACTTCGGCATCGAGATCTTCGTTCCGGACTCGCTCGTCGAGATCAAGAACGTCGGTCCGGAAGGACTCGCGGAGATCAAACAGGGCCTCGTCGGCACGAACGAGATCGTCAAGATCATCGAGATCCGCAATGAACGCGGCCGCGACAAGTTCATCGGCTCGCGCAAGCAGGTGCAGTACGGCCTCCTGAAGGCCAAGGAGAAGGAAGAGATCGCCAAGCTCCAGGTCGGCGACGTCGTCACCGGCACCGTCGAGCGCATCGTCGATTTCGGCGCCTTCATCAAGATCGGCGCCTTCACCGAAGGCCTCTGCCATATCAGCGAACTCTCCCACTACCGCACCGCCAAGACGGAAGACGCCGTCAAGGTCGGCGACGTCGTCCAGGCGAAGGTCATCAAGCTCGCCGGCCGCAAGATCTCGCTCTCGCTCAAGGCACTCACCGACGATCCGTGGACCTCGTTCGTGAAGAACCACCATGTCGGCGAGAAGGTCGAAGGCACCATCTTCAAGAAGATGCAGTTCGGCATGCTCGTCGAGATCGAGAAGGAGATGCGCGGTTTCCTCTCCCGCTTCGACTACAGCTGGAATCCCTCGAAGAATCTCGCCGGCGAAGTCAAGGAAGGCGACAAGATCGAGCTCCAGATCACCAACATCGACCTTGAGAAGCGTCAGTTCTCGCTCTCCCGCAAGCATCTCGAGTACAACCCGTGGTCGGACGTCAAGGTCCGCCAGGGCGATCTCGTCTCCGGCACCGTGAAGGCGATCCAGGAGAAGGGCGCGCTCGTCGAAGTCCAGGGCATCGAAGCCTTCCTGCCGATCAGCGAACTCGCCGAAGAGCGCGTCGAGCGCGTCGAGAACGTCGTCAAGGTCGGCGACGTCCTCAACCTCGAAGTGCTCCAGTTCTTCCCGAAGGAATGGAAGTTCACGGTCTCCCTCAAGAAGGCCGTCTACAAATCGGACCGCAAGGAATTCGAAGCGCATCTGAACGAAAACGTCTCCGGCAACCAGTCGCTCGCCGACCTGTTCGCCAAGTTCAAGAAGTAG
- the miaA gene encoding tRNA (adenosine(37)-N6)-dimethylallyltransferase MiaA, translated as MVQADSLTVPVVAVVGPTAVGKSALGIAIARRFGGEVVSGDAYQFYRGMDVGTAKTPVAERGGIVHRLIDILEPDAPFSVADYQRLVRAEIAAVQASGQLPVLVGGSGLYVQAALYDYRFAGVGRDRTPDGFYDALSTFELHGLLATRHPALAETIEPENRRRILRMLEIAATASEEEIDRTSGKNPYYPDLVVVGLTMDRPALSARISARVDAMVAGGLVEEARRLYDRGIRGQAAAAIGYRELFAHFDGALSLPQAVEAIKVHTRQYAKRQMTWFRNRMNATWFTVDPDRFEECVARVLDHLEGRLGTR; from the coding sequence ATGGTTCAAGCGGATTCCCTGACGGTGCCGGTCGTCGCTGTCGTCGGCCCGACCGCGGTCGGGAAGTCCGCCCTCGGGATCGCGATCGCGCGTCGTTTCGGCGGCGAAGTCGTCTCCGGCGACGCATATCAGTTCTACCGCGGGATGGACGTCGGCACCGCCAAGACGCCCGTCGCCGAGCGCGGCGGGATCGTCCATCGCCTGATCGACATCCTCGAGCCGGACGCGCCCTTCTCGGTCGCCGACTACCAGCGTCTCGTCCGCGCGGAAATCGCGGCCGTGCAAGCCTCCGGACAACTGCCCGTCCTCGTCGGCGGCTCCGGCCTCTACGTCCAGGCGGCGCTTTACGACTATCGCTTCGCCGGCGTCGGCCGCGACCGGACTCCCGACGGCTTCTACGACGCGCTCTCGACGTTCGAACTCCACGGGCTGCTCGCGACGCGCCATCCGGCGCTCGCCGAGACGATCGAACCCGAGAACCGGCGGCGGATCCTCCGGATGCTCGAGATCGCCGCGACGGCGTCCGAAGAAGAAATCGACCGCACCTCGGGAAAGAACCCGTACTATCCGGACCTCGTCGTCGTCGGTCTGACGATGGATCGCCCGGCGCTTTCCGCAAGAATATCGGCGCGGGTCGACGCGATGGTCGCAGGCGGCCTCGTCGAGGAGGCGCGACGGCTCTATGACCGCGGAATCCGCGGGCAGGCCGCGGCCGCGATCGGCTACCGCGAACTCTTCGCCCATTTCGATGGTGCGCTGTCGCTTCCGCAGGCCGTCGAAGCGATCAAGGTCCATACCCGCCAGTACGCCAAGCGGCAGATGACGTGGTTTCGGAACCGGATGAATGCGACCTGGTTCACGGTCGACCCGGACCGCTTCGAGGAATGCGTCGCCCGGGTCCTCGACCACCTCGAAGGAAGGCTCGGAACACGATGA
- a CDS encoding rhodanese-like domain-containing protein, which translates to MDPMFLATFWDWALPISVGLLAGLLIATRKQYDYKRIVVLDPEEFRKNMRRGQLVDLRPAEAFGARRINGARNFPKREVFSQLSKLRTDMPVFVYDDRQGPLVRAVSRKFVRKNFNPVYVLKGGFAAWTFGVKEE; encoded by the coding sequence ATGGATCCGATGTTTCTCGCCACGTTCTGGGACTGGGCGCTGCCGATTTCGGTCGGTCTGCTCGCCGGTCTGCTCATCGCCACCCGCAAGCAGTACGACTACAAGCGCATCGTCGTCCTCGATCCCGAGGAGTTCCGCAAGAACATGCGCCGCGGTCAGCTCGTCGACCTCCGTCCCGCCGAGGCGTTCGGCGCCCGCCGGATCAACGGCGCGCGCAATTTTCCGAAGCGCGAGGTCTTCTCGCAGCTGTCCAAGCTGCGCACCGACATGCCGGTGTTCGTCTACGACGACCGCCAGGGACCGCTCGTCCGTGCGGTCTCGCGCAAGTTCGTCCGGAAGAACTTCAATCCCGTCTACGTCCTCAAGGGCGGCTTTGCCGCATGGACCTTCGGCGTCAAGGAAGAATAG
- a CDS encoding pseudouridine synthase gives MERLQKVIAAAGVASRRAAEEMIAAGRVAVNGVVVTLPGTQVEPTDEVAIDGDVIGREEKVYYVLYKPPGVVSTTDDDKKRKTVVDLIGARERIFPIGRLDFDTTGVLLLTNDGDFNNALIHPRFHVEKEYRVKVEGLIRKETSTKLCRGIEIDGAKTAPAKIFDVRYDEDRASSHLSIVITEGKYHQVKKMFAAVGHPVLKLRRERFGTITCEGLKPGAWRRLKPHEIKQLWNLSSFGKTER, from the coding sequence ATGGAACGATTGCAGAAAGTCATCGCCGCCGCCGGCGTCGCATCGCGACGGGCGGCCGAAGAAATGATCGCCGCGGGGCGCGTCGCCGTCAACGGCGTCGTCGTCACGCTGCCCGGCACCCAGGTCGAACCGACCGACGAGGTCGCGATCGACGGCGACGTGATCGGCCGCGAGGAGAAGGTGTATTACGTTCTCTACAAACCGCCCGGCGTGGTCTCGACGACCGACGACGACAAGAAGCGGAAGACCGTCGTCGATCTCATCGGCGCCAGGGAACGCATCTTTCCGATCGGACGCCTCGATTTCGACACGACCGGCGTCCTCCTCCTCACCAACGACGGCGACTTCAACAACGCCCTGATCCATCCGCGCTTCCACGTCGAGAAGGAATACCGCGTCAAGGTCGAGGGACTGATCCGCAAGGAGACCTCGACGAAACTCTGCCGCGGAATCGAGATCGACGGCGCGAAGACGGCGCCGGCGAAGATCTTCGACGTCCGATACGACGAGGACCGGGCTTCGAGCCATCTATCGATCGTGATCACCGAGGGCAAGTACCACCAGGTGAAGAAGATGTTCGCCGCGGTAGGGCATCCGGTCCTGAAACTGCGTCGCGAACGCTTCGGCACGATCACCTGCGAAGGGCTCAAACCGGGGGCCTGGAGGCGTCTGAAACCGCACGAAATCAAGCAGCTTTGGAATCTCAGCAGTTTCGGAAAAACGGAACGATGA
- a CDS encoding hemolysin family protein: protein MSTGHLRLFTAVWDVFNAPLLALMLALLAVSAFFSMAEMAFSAVGKVRLKTLVDQNAHGSKKALWIAENFDRTLTTLLVGNNLVNIANTSVAVVFFSSLFASLPNATTVVSIVNTAAMTIMILIFGEILPKSAAKMNPEKMCLRISGFLYFLIRVMTPITFPFRKLNSRVVQRLDAGGEQKPTVTEDELETIIDTMEEEGSIDGEEADMLQRVLDLSDITVEEIMTPRVDMVAIDIEKTVEEITDMFIKHKFSRMPVYDGNSDNIVGILYERDFFTKLIKNRTFNVKKILRKPLFVPATTKVDALIELLQGENNHMAVVVDEYGGVDGIVTMEDALEELVGEIYDEHDDVEKNVVKRDQNTYVVDADFDLKRLFEDLELGTPPESEATSVGGWLFEQFQDIPEVGEKLEFSLAVNQRYNDLSELVGEDLEVLTFEVLKVKQRRIKSVLLNVRVTGSKTAGDSVAE from the coding sequence TTGAGTACCGGGCACTTGCGCCTCTTCACCGCCGTCTGGGACGTCTTCAATGCGCCCCTTTTGGCGTTGATGCTGGCGCTCCTCGCGGTTTCAGCGTTCTTCTCGATGGCGGAGATGGCCTTCTCCGCCGTCGGCAAGGTGCGCCTGAAGACGCTCGTCGACCAGAACGCGCACGGTTCGAAGAAGGCGCTCTGGATCGCCGAGAACTTCGACCGCACGCTGACCACGCTTCTGGTCGGCAACAACCTCGTCAACATCGCGAACACCTCGGTCGCGGTGGTGTTCTTCTCCTCGCTCTTCGCCTCGCTGCCGAATGCGACCACGGTCGTCTCGATCGTCAATACCGCGGCGATGACGATCATGATCCTGATCTTCGGCGAGATCCTGCCGAAGAGCGCGGCCAAGATGAATCCCGAGAAGATGTGTCTCCGCATCAGCGGCTTCCTCTATTTCCTGATCCGGGTCATGACGCCGATCACCTTCCCCTTCCGGAAGCTGAACAGCCGCGTCGTCCAGCGCCTCGACGCCGGCGGCGAGCAGAAGCCGACGGTGACCGAGGACGAACTCGAGACGATCATCGACACGATGGAAGAGGAAGGCTCGATCGACGGCGAGGAGGCGGACATGCTGCAGCGCGTCCTCGACCTCTCGGACATCACCGTCGAAGAGATCATGACGCCGCGCGTCGACATGGTCGCGATCGACATCGAGAAGACGGTCGAAGAGATCACCGATATGTTCATCAAGCACAAGTTCTCGCGGATGCCGGTCTACGACGGCAACTCCGACAACATCGTCGGCATCCTCTACGAGCGCGACTTCTTCACCAAACTCATCAAGAACCGCACTTTCAACGTCAAGAAGATCCTCCGCAAGCCGCTCTTCGTGCCGGCGACCACCAAGGTCGACGCGCTCATCGAACTGCTGCAGGGGGAGAACAACCACATGGCCGTCGTCGTCGACGAGTACGGCGGGGTGGACGGCATCGTGACGATGGAGGACGCCCTCGAGGAACTCGTCGGCGAAATCTACGACGAGCACGACGACGTCGAGAAGAACGTCGTCAAGCGCGACCAGAACACCTATGTGGTCGACGCCGACTTCGACCTCAAGCGCCTCTTCGAGGACCTCGAGCTTGGAACGCCTCCCGAAAGCGAGGCGACCTCGGTCGGCGGCTGGCTCTTCGAGCAGTTTCAGGACATCCCGGAGGTCGGAGAGAAGCTGGAATTCTCGCTGGCCGTGAACCAGCGTTACAACGATCTCTCCGAACTCGTCGGCGAGGACCTCGAGGTGCTCACCTTCGAAGTCCTCAAGGTCAAGCAGCGCCGGATCAAGTCGGTGCTCCTGAACGTGCGCGTCACGGGATCCAAGACGGCCGGCGATTCGGTCGCCGAATGA